One genomic segment of Chitinophaga sancti includes these proteins:
- a CDS encoding helix-turn-helix domain-containing protein has protein sequence MIENNAEKFKPAFCPIRHVLDRFGDKWSILVVELLSHKGKMRFSEIATSIGDISQKMLTVTLRSLEADGLISREFYPEIPPRVEYELTELGKSLIPPINNLLHWGQEHLETILGNRKRYEDEKEKKKAYS, from the coding sequence ATGATTGAAAATAATGCTGAGAAATTTAAGCCGGCTTTTTGTCCGATAAGACATGTGCTGGATCGGTTCGGTGATAAATGGTCCATCCTGGTAGTGGAACTGCTGTCTCACAAAGGAAAGATGCGGTTTAGCGAAATCGCGACCAGTATTGGAGATATTTCACAGAAAATGCTCACGGTTACCCTTCGTTCTTTGGAGGCAGATGGGTTGATTTCGAGGGAGTTTTATCCTGAAATACCGCCAAGAGTAGAATACGAATTGACAGAACTGGGGAAGAGCCTGATTCCGCCTATTAATAATTTGCTGCATTGGGGGCAGGAACATTTGGAGACCATCCTGGGAAACAGGAAACGGTATGAAGATGAAAAAGAGAAGAAAAAAGCCTACTCATAA
- a CDS encoding YceI family protein, which yields MKKISIVASALLLSATAFAQNTWTVDKAHSRLGYGITHLGISESEGNFKSYEAKITATKADFSDAVIEVTADVNSINTDNEMRDKHVKSPDFFDAEKFGNLTFKSTSIKKASGKTFKVTGDLTLHGVTKPVTLDLTINGTTTNPMSKKEEVGIKVTGTFKRTDFGIGASMPTQMLSDEVVLKANGEFVKE from the coding sequence ATGAAAAAAATCTCAATCGTTGCATCAGCACTGTTATTATCTGCAACTGCATTCGCTCAAAACACCTGGACTGTAGACAAAGCGCACAGCAGGCTGGGTTACGGCATTACCCACCTCGGTATCTCTGAAAGCGAAGGTAACTTCAAATCTTACGAAGCTAAGATCACTGCTACTAAAGCAGATTTCTCTGACGCGGTGATCGAAGTAACTGCAGACGTTAACAGCATCAACACTGACAACGAAATGCGCGACAAGCACGTGAAGAGCCCAGATTTCTTCGACGCTGAGAAATTCGGTAACCTGACTTTCAAGAGCACTTCTATCAAGAAAGCAAGCGGTAAGACTTTCAAAGTAACCGGCGACCTGACCCTGCACGGTGTAACTAAACCAGTAACCCTGGATCTGACCATCAACGGTACTACTACTAACCCAATGAGCAAAAAAGAAGAAGTAGGTATCAAAGTAACCGGTACTTTCAAACGTACTGATTTCGGTATCGGCGCTTCTATGCCAACTCAGATGCTGAGCGACGAAGTTGTACTGAAAGCTAACGGCGAATTCGTAAAAGAATAG
- a CDS encoding YceI family protein, with protein MKRLIIFSGTLLLAAAVFAFNIVSPLWKITEKYNVAFSSNEVGGIFKSFKGTINFDEANLAVSNFDVTVDVASIQTGNALQNKHAKSDEWFDAAKFPVMHYVSKKIVKAGAGYQVTGDLEIHGVKKEFTIPFNFVRKGNAATFNGTFNVNRNDFHIGKPGGDVADVIKVVLAVPVTK; from the coding sequence ATGAAAAGATTAATCATATTTTCAGGAACACTGCTGCTGGCGGCAGCAGTGTTTGCCTTTAATATCGTATCTCCCCTGTGGAAAATCACCGAAAAGTACAATGTAGCATTTAGCAGCAATGAAGTAGGTGGCATCTTCAAGAGCTTTAAAGGCACCATCAATTTTGATGAGGCGAATCTGGCAGTTTCTAACTTTGATGTAACTGTAGATGTGGCTTCTATCCAGACTGGTAATGCATTGCAGAACAAGCATGCCAAGAGCGATGAGTGGTTTGATGCAGCGAAGTTCCCAGTAATGCACTATGTATCAAAGAAAATTGTGAAAGCGGGTGCTGGTTACCAGGTAACCGGCGATCTGGAGATCCATGGTGTGAAAAAGGAATTTACTATTCCTTTCAATTTCGTGAGAAAAGGAAACGCAGCTACCTTCAATGGTACCTTTAATGTAAACAGGAATGATTTCCATATTGGTAAACCAGGTGGAGATGTTGCCGACGTCATTAAAGTAGTGCTGGCGGTGCCTGTTACGAAGTAA
- a CDS encoding acyl-CoA dehydrogenase family protein, which translates to MAVKFSTIRQAFHLLKSIDFEQLGHIAEKVDLPKVMAAVGKMNDQQLTGLMKMLTSGSGHKKELPPVNGDFYDLAGMLTEEERALQLKVRHFMETEIQPIVNEYWFKAEFPFEIIPKLAALNICGGTFRGEYSFVMEGIIAMEMARVDCSIATFFGVQNGLAMGSIHALGSEAQKKEWLPGMEQLKIIGAFGLTEPEVGSGAAGGLTTTAKRVGDKWVLNGQKKWIGNATFADVLVIWARDVDDNQVKGFLLRKGTPGFSVEKMHDKMALRIVQNGIITLQDCEVAESDRLAHANSFKDTAKVLQMTRAGVAWLAVGCARGAYENALTYTRQRKQFGKPIASFQLIQNHLVEMLSNLTAMQTMTFRLSQLQDQGLLDDEHASIAKVFCSLRTRDIVSRAREVMGGNGILLEYNVARFVADAEAIYSYEGTKEINSLIVGRAITGFSAFV; encoded by the coding sequence ATGGCAGTGAAATTTTCCACCATCAGACAGGCATTCCACTTACTCAAAAGCATTGATTTCGAACAGCTTGGCCATATCGCCGAAAAAGTGGACCTGCCAAAAGTAATGGCCGCAGTAGGCAAAATGAATGACCAGCAGCTAACCGGATTAATGAAAATGCTCACCAGCGGTAGCGGCCATAAGAAAGAACTTCCTCCCGTAAACGGGGACTTCTACGACCTTGCCGGTATGCTCACAGAAGAAGAACGCGCCCTGCAACTGAAAGTTCGTCATTTTATGGAAACGGAAATTCAGCCTATCGTAAACGAATACTGGTTCAAAGCTGAATTCCCCTTTGAGATTATACCCAAACTTGCAGCATTAAATATTTGCGGTGGCACCTTCAGGGGCGAGTACTCCTTTGTAATGGAAGGAATCATTGCAATGGAGATGGCACGGGTAGACTGCTCCATTGCCACCTTCTTTGGTGTTCAAAACGGTTTAGCCATGGGGTCCATTCATGCCCTCGGTTCTGAAGCACAAAAGAAAGAATGGCTGCCTGGTATGGAACAATTAAAGATCATCGGCGCCTTTGGTCTCACAGAACCCGAAGTCGGTTCCGGTGCCGCTGGAGGCCTGACGACCACGGCTAAAAGGGTAGGAGACAAATGGGTCTTAAATGGTCAGAAGAAATGGATTGGCAATGCCACCTTTGCCGATGTATTGGTTATATGGGCAAGAGATGTGGATGATAATCAGGTAAAAGGTTTCCTGTTACGTAAAGGGACACCCGGTTTCAGTGTAGAGAAGATGCATGATAAAATGGCCCTCCGCATTGTACAAAATGGTATCATCACCTTACAGGACTGCGAAGTTGCCGAAAGCGATCGCCTCGCTCATGCAAACTCCTTTAAAGATACTGCAAAGGTGCTGCAAATGACAAGAGCAGGTGTAGCCTGGTTAGCCGTAGGCTGTGCCAGAGGAGCCTATGAAAATGCCCTGACCTATACCCGTCAGCGTAAACAATTCGGCAAACCAATCGCCAGTTTCCAGTTAATACAAAACCATCTTGTAGAAATGCTCTCGAACCTCACGGCTATGCAAACCATGACGTTCAGGTTATCTCAGCTACAGGATCAGGGATTACTGGATGATGAACATGCATCTATCGCAAAGGTATTCTGTTCGCTTCGTACCAGGGATATTGTGAGCAGGGCAAGAGAAGTAATGGGAGGGAACGGTATACTGTTGGAATATAATGTAGCCCGCTTTGTAGCAGATGCGGAGGCTATCTATTCTTATGAAGGAACAAAAGAAATCAACTCTCTGATAGTAGGCAGAGCCATAACCGGCTTCAGCGCATTTGTATAA
- a CDS encoding HAMP domain-containing sensor histidine kinase produces the protein MKIYLFTAIEQAFKKDFYQQIRYQNIRVTGITATIVLFTTLITHILTLTLPASNSLPVGQQHQLIIIQRFLLISSAVIALAIYLIRSKLNKFQQNRYHFLVILFALCFIGSCMGLTFVSQHNPKNTMTMMLIGFLVIAMVQVFSFRQLITICLVTGTTFSLFFHLFQVNKVALVGNMIIFWLMMCAFLVVSRLLYSYHANYFIKIKTIEEKNEEIAAANKLKTEILGIVAHDLRSPISGIRSVLHLMQEYPFTPEQENKYLAWISEACGTADQIIEELLTAARQSDENKLQTNYISLNDWLVNVRDNWQQQVRHQQRVLLELPQGEIKAHIHTGKLQRVVDNLLHNALKFTPDGGDITLGMRPHRGGVRISVADTGIGIPEEMLPNIFDRFTSARRKGLHHEPSTGLGLHICKQLVQQHGGNIYVSSQENKGTVFNIDLPYTVL, from the coding sequence ATGAAAATATATTTATTCACCGCGATCGAACAGGCATTTAAAAAAGACTTTTATCAGCAGATCCGGTATCAGAATATTCGGGTAACTGGCATTACTGCCACGATTGTATTGTTTACCACGCTTATTACCCACATTCTTACGCTGACCTTGCCGGCGAGCAATTCCCTGCCTGTGGGACAACAGCATCAACTGATTATTATCCAGCGGTTCCTGCTTATAAGTTCAGCGGTGATTGCTTTGGCTATCTACCTGATCCGTAGCAAGTTAAATAAATTTCAGCAAAATCGATACCATTTCCTTGTCATTCTCTTTGCCCTGTGTTTTATTGGGAGTTGTATGGGACTGACATTCGTTTCGCAACACAATCCTAAGAACACGATGACCATGATGCTGATAGGTTTCCTGGTCATAGCTATGGTACAGGTATTTTCATTCAGGCAACTCATCACCATTTGCCTGGTTACGGGGACTACCTTTTCCCTCTTTTTTCATCTCTTCCAGGTGAACAAGGTAGCGCTGGTAGGTAATATGATTATATTCTGGCTTATGATGTGTGCATTTCTTGTGGTTTCCAGACTCTTATATTCTTACCATGCCAATTATTTTATAAAGATCAAAACTATTGAGGAGAAAAATGAGGAGATAGCGGCCGCTAATAAACTGAAGACAGAAATTCTGGGGATTGTAGCGCATGACCTGCGTAGCCCTATTTCGGGCATTCGTTCTGTGCTGCACCTGATGCAGGAGTACCCTTTTACCCCTGAGCAGGAGAATAAATACCTGGCCTGGATCAGCGAGGCTTGCGGTACAGCGGACCAGATTATCGAGGAACTGCTCACAGCCGCAAGACAATCAGATGAAAACAAACTACAAACTAATTATATTTCCCTGAATGACTGGCTGGTGAATGTGCGTGACAACTGGCAACAACAAGTCAGGCACCAACAGCGGGTTTTGCTGGAGTTGCCCCAGGGAGAGATAAAGGCACATATTCATACCGGTAAACTACAGCGGGTGGTAGATAACCTGCTACACAATGCTTTGAAGTTTACACCTGATGGAGGGGATATAACCCTTGGTATGCGGCCGCATCGTGGAGGTGTGCGGATCTCTGTGGCTGATACAGGTATAGGTATCCCGGAGGAGATGCTACCTAATATCTTCGACCGGTTTACTTCAGCCCGGCGGAAGGGACTTCATCATGAACCTTCCACCGGACTTGGGTTGCATATCTGCAAGCAGCTGGTGCAGCAACACGGTGGTAATATCTACGTTTCATCACAAGAGAATAAAGGTACTGTCTTTAATATCGACCTGCCTTATACAGTGTTGTAA
- a CDS encoding zinc-binding alcohol dehydrogenase family protein: protein MIKILTCTTPGQFDYGQKEMPALMPNHSIIKIKRIGICGTDLHAFEGTQPYFVYPRILGHELAGELVAADNAPGFTIGEAVTFIPYFNCGTCIACRSGKPNCCTRIQVCGVHIDGGMAEYLSVPSSSLVHGEGLGMEALALVEPLAIGAHGVRRAGVTPGEFVLVIGAGPIGLGIMEFARIAGAHVIAMDINEGRLQFCKDKLKVAHTINATTEDVMTVLQEITNGDMPTVVIDATGSQKAINNGFQYMAHGARYVLVGLQKGEICVSHPEFHKREATLMSSRNATREDFEHVVQNMKSGEVDPVTYITHRVKFEAVKDKFNSWLDPKTGVIKAMVELG from the coding sequence ATGATAAAAATACTTACTTGTACCACACCTGGTCAATTTGATTATGGTCAAAAAGAAATGCCCGCATTAATGCCTAACCATTCGATTATAAAAATCAAACGTATCGGCATTTGTGGCACAGACCTCCACGCTTTTGAAGGAACTCAACCTTACTTTGTATACCCTCGTATACTCGGTCATGAACTAGCCGGTGAACTGGTAGCTGCGGACAACGCCCCTGGTTTTACCATTGGCGAAGCGGTTACTTTTATCCCCTATTTTAATTGCGGTACCTGCATCGCCTGTAGAAGCGGCAAGCCAAACTGCTGTACCCGTATACAGGTTTGTGGTGTACACATCGATGGTGGTATGGCAGAATACCTTTCCGTTCCCTCTTCTTCATTAGTACATGGCGAAGGCCTCGGCATGGAAGCGCTTGCGCTCGTGGAACCCCTCGCCATTGGTGCTCATGGCGTACGCCGTGCCGGTGTTACACCAGGTGAATTCGTCCTGGTGATCGGTGCAGGTCCTATTGGTCTTGGTATCATGGAATTTGCCCGCATTGCCGGTGCCCATGTCATTGCGATGGATATTAATGAAGGGCGTCTGCAATTCTGCAAAGACAAATTGAAGGTCGCTCATACAATTAATGCAACTACCGAAGATGTAATGACCGTATTACAGGAAATTACTAACGGCGATATGCCTACAGTTGTAATTGATGCTACCGGTAGCCAGAAAGCGATCAATAACGGTTTTCAATATATGGCGCATGGCGCCCGGTATGTACTGGTGGGTTTACAAAAGGGAGAGATCTGCGTGAGCCACCCGGAATTTCATAAAAGAGAAGCGACATTGATGAGTAGCCGAAATGCAACAAGAGAAGATTTTGAGCACGTGGTGCAGAATATGAAGAGTGGGGAAGTAGATCCGGTAACTTATATTACACACAGGGTAAAGTTCGAAGCCGTAAAAGATAAGTTTAACAGCTGGTTAGATCCAAAGACAGGTGTGATAAAGGCGATGGTCGAATTGGGATAA
- a CDS encoding MlaD family protein — translation MRDKTSQKVKVGIFTSVTILLLLVGIFLIGRNKNMFRSTITLYGTFKNVGGLQVGNNIRFVGIDVGTVDNIDILSDSTARVTLIVQKKVQPFIKKGAVASISSDGLMGDKLVAISSGTASNVPVKDGETINAVDPMQFDKVLDRLSGVAYNAEVITGQLAGIATQVNQGKGSIGRLLYSDSMANDLEGTVNEAKKTMRAVHKGSEGFSENMEALKHNFLLRGYFRKKEKAAKEANEKQQKDDNKKNQKDDKKKSKKKDSDSATVNIPKEG, via the coding sequence ATGCGCGACAAGACATCTCAGAAAGTGAAGGTTGGTATATTTACATCGGTCACCATCCTGTTGTTACTGGTTGGTATTTTCCTTATTGGCAGAAATAAAAATATGTTCAGGAGTACGATCACCTTATATGGTACCTTCAAAAACGTAGGTGGGTTACAGGTGGGAAATAATATCCGGTTTGTAGGTATTGATGTGGGTACTGTTGATAATATCGATATTTTGTCCGACTCTACTGCCAGGGTAACTTTGATCGTGCAGAAAAAAGTACAGCCTTTTATTAAGAAAGGGGCGGTGGCAAGTATCAGTTCTGATGGTTTGATGGGAGATAAGCTGGTGGCAATTAGTTCCGGCACGGCGTCTAATGTACCAGTCAAAGATGGGGAGACAATTAATGCAGTGGATCCGATGCAGTTTGATAAAGTGCTGGACAGACTTTCCGGCGTAGCTTACAATGCAGAAGTAATTACCGGTCAGTTGGCAGGCATTGCTACACAGGTGAATCAGGGCAAGGGAAGTATAGGCAGATTGTTGTATAGTGATAGTATGGCCAATGACCTGGAAGGTACTGTGAATGAGGCGAAGAAAACAATGAGAGCGGTGCATAAAGGATCAGAAGGATTTAGTGAGAACATGGAGGCGTTGAAACACAATTTCTTATTGAGAGGGTATTTCAGGAAGAAGGAAAAAGCGGCAAAAGAGGCGAACGAAAAACAACAGAAAGATGATAATAAGAAAAATCAGAAAGACGATAAAAAGAAATCAAAGAAAAAAGATTCCGATAGCGCTACTGTAAATATTCCTAAGGAAGGATAA
- a CDS encoding ABC transporter ATP-binding protein gives MDEVVIRIEHLKKSFGENEVLKDINLELHKGENIVVLGRSGQGKSVTIQCIAGLLEPDEGKLEVLGKEIPTLNEDELKEIRKKIGFLFQSGALYDSMTVRENLEFPLTHVLQIKDKAELTKRVEEALDSVGLTASIDKYPSDLSGGMRKRVGLARTLILRPQIMLYDEPTTGLDPITAREISELIVTLQEKYDTSSIIITHDMPCARITADRIVVMNDGEYIATGTYDELAKSEDDLINNFFK, from the coding sequence ATGGATGAAGTTGTGATTCGCATAGAGCACCTGAAGAAATCATTTGGAGAAAATGAGGTGCTGAAAGACATTAACCTCGAACTACACAAAGGTGAGAATATAGTAGTACTGGGCCGTTCAGGGCAGGGTAAGTCTGTAACCATTCAATGTATAGCAGGGTTGCTGGAACCTGATGAAGGCAAACTGGAAGTGTTGGGAAAAGAGATCCCAACCTTAAATGAAGATGAACTAAAAGAAATCAGAAAAAAGATTGGGTTCCTTTTCCAGAGTGGTGCTTTGTATGATTCTATGACGGTAAGAGAAAACCTGGAATTTCCACTCACCCATGTTTTGCAGATAAAAGATAAGGCAGAACTGACGAAAAGGGTAGAAGAGGCATTGGACAGTGTTGGATTAACAGCGTCCATTGATAAATATCCATCTGACCTGTCCGGAGGTATGCGAAAAAGAGTAGGATTAGCCAGGACATTGATTCTGCGGCCCCAAATTATGCTGTATGACGAACCTACTACCGGACTTGATCCTATTACTGCAAGGGAGATCAGTGAGCTGATCGTGACCCTGCAGGAAAAATATGATACTTCGTCCATCATTATCACCCACGATATGCCTTGTGCAAGAATTACAGCAGACAGGATCGTGGTAATGAATGATGGAGAATATATAGCCACAGGCACGTACGACGAGCTGGCAAAATCGGAGGATGATCTCATTAATAACTTTTTCAAATAA
- a CDS encoding ABC transporter permease: MKLHLFTVAASSELMRTIMASAITSSLNRYMAAVGEQVAFATQFGRNIFRNGFEWNEFLHQCYIVGVKSISLVAVSGFIIGFVLTLQTQPTMKQFGAESFVPGMVAISIVREIGPMIIALICTGKIASSIGAELGSMKVTEQIDAMEVSSANPIQYLVVTRILACTLMVPLLTVMADALAFVGGWLGVNTQGHVSGTLFFRKAFAALEFSDVIPAVVKTFFFGFAIGFVGCYKGYHASRGTESVGLAANSAVVTASLWIILLDAIAVQITNLLYY; this comes from the coding sequence ATGAAATTACATCTATTTACAGTAGCAGCATCATCAGAACTAATGCGAACGATTATGGCAAGTGCAATTACTTCATCCTTAAATAGATATATGGCCGCGGTGGGAGAGCAGGTCGCTTTTGCCACCCAGTTTGGCCGGAATATTTTTCGAAATGGCTTCGAATGGAATGAATTTCTCCATCAATGTTATATAGTCGGCGTTAAATCTATTTCCCTGGTAGCGGTATCCGGTTTTATTATCGGATTTGTGTTGACCCTGCAAACCCAGCCTACCATGAAACAATTTGGTGCAGAGAGCTTTGTACCAGGTATGGTAGCCATCTCCATTGTACGCGAAATAGGGCCTATGATCATTGCCCTGATCTGTACCGGCAAGATCGCTTCCAGTATAGGAGCAGAGCTGGGGAGTATGAAAGTGACGGAGCAGATCGATGCCATGGAAGTGTCCAGTGCGAACCCCATTCAATACCTGGTAGTAACCCGTATTCTGGCGTGTACGCTCATGGTACCTTTACTCACGGTCATGGCTGATGCACTGGCGTTTGTAGGAGGGTGGCTGGGCGTAAATACCCAGGGACATGTAAGCGGTACGCTCTTTTTTCGAAAAGCCTTTGCCGCACTGGAATTCAGTGATGTGATACCGGCTGTGGTGAAGACATTCTTTTTCGGATTTGCCATTGGATTTGTAGGTTGTTACAAAGGATATCATGCCAGCAGAGGTACTGAAAGCGTAGGTCTGGCCGCTAATTCAGCAGTGGTAACAGCTTCTCTCTGGATTATTTTATTAGATGCGATTGCAGTACAGATCACTAACCTGTTATATTATTAA
- a CDS encoding TPM domain-containing protein, whose product MRNRKWQLFILMLLLLVQCTSKKHNYAEEIPDPMKKGGYVSNPDHIISDNTTAALNDLLGKLDQAGKAQVAVVLLNSIGNQAVEDVSHLLFTTWKPGNKETNNGLVVLLVKDQHKIRFETGYGLEGDLPDVICFRIQQSMMLPYFKKDNYDEGMEKGLQAVADILTNSDGVVNEADNGDVLADTAIEAADAGVNSVVTDGGVNDVVADRGVNGVVADRGVNAAVADTDGAAATEPSLATDAAEANVATGSAPDESQGDPNYLLQDNGISRPGVGTIFFYFFYLIFSFIIFGILKGEKHKDDLYRTTWLAKSFVLLAPGIVMLVLCYALNIPYSFWITLGLCYLTWIIYLSYRYTLTNAREKKREFADRHARYEALDIAHKNLLFTAFVFPIPFLAYHRWHYQRMKKLRYEPYACDTCSQPMTLLNRNKKKAFMNQIQAAEEKVGSVIYDVWYCKHCDTHKAIGYDSIYTKVKTCPKCNNKTFEETRTQTVKRATEYSTGEGIQFSECRYCNFVEKKTFVIPRKSSSGSSSSSSGSSSSSSSGSWGGGSSGGGGSSSSW is encoded by the coding sequence ATGAGAAATAGAAAATGGCAGCTTTTTATTTTAATGCTCCTGCTACTGGTACAGTGTACTTCTAAAAAGCATAATTATGCGGAGGAGATCCCTGATCCTATGAAGAAGGGAGGGTATGTAAGCAATCCGGATCATATCATTTCAGACAATACCACGGCGGCGCTGAACGACCTGCTGGGCAAACTGGATCAGGCAGGCAAGGCGCAGGTGGCGGTGGTGTTGCTGAATAGTATTGGCAACCAGGCGGTGGAAGATGTATCACATCTTTTATTTACTACCTGGAAACCCGGAAATAAGGAAACGAATAATGGACTGGTGGTACTGCTGGTAAAAGATCAGCACAAGATCCGGTTTGAAACAGGGTATGGACTGGAAGGCGATCTGCCGGATGTAATCTGTTTCCGTATACAGCAGTCCATGATGCTCCCTTATTTTAAAAAGGATAATTATGATGAGGGAATGGAGAAAGGCTTGCAGGCAGTAGCGGATATATTGACAAATTCGGATGGCGTGGTGAATGAAGCGGATAATGGCGATGTCCTGGCCGATACTGCGATTGAGGCAGCTGATGCGGGGGTGAATAGTGTCGTTACAGATGGGGGGGTGAATGACGTAGTTGCAGATAGAGGTGTGAATGGCGTAGTTGCAGATAGAGGTGTGAATGCCGCTGTTGCTGATACGGATGGTGCTGCGGCAACCGAACCTTCTCTGGCAACTGACGCAGCCGAAGCCAATGTTGCCACAGGCAGCGCACCAGATGAATCGCAGGGAGACCCGAATTATTTACTGCAGGACAATGGTATTTCACGTCCCGGTGTAGGCACCATCTTCTTTTATTTCTTTTACCTGATTTTCAGTTTCATCATATTTGGTATACTCAAAGGAGAAAAACACAAAGATGACCTGTACAGAACCACCTGGCTGGCCAAAAGCTTTGTGCTGTTGGCACCCGGTATCGTCATGCTGGTACTCTGTTATGCACTGAACATACCCTATAGTTTCTGGATCACCTTAGGTCTATGCTATCTGACCTGGATCATCTACCTTTCCTACAGGTATACCCTGACGAATGCCCGGGAGAAGAAACGGGAATTTGCTGACAGGCATGCCCGTTATGAGGCACTGGATATAGCACATAAGAACTTGTTATTCACTGCTTTCGTATTCCCTATCCCCTTTCTCGCCTATCATCGCTGGCATTACCAGCGCATGAAAAAACTGCGTTACGAGCCGTATGCCTGCGACACCTGCTCACAGCCAATGACGCTGCTAAACAGAAATAAGAAAAAAGCATTCATGAATCAGATCCAGGCAGCAGAAGAGAAAGTGGGATCGGTCATTTATGATGTATGGTATTGTAAGCACTGTGATACCCACAAAGCTATCGGGTACGACAGTATTTACACCAAGGTAAAAACCTGCCCTAAATGTAATAATAAAACCTTTGAGGAGACACGTACGCAAACCGTCAAAAGAGCAACAGAATATTCAACTGGTGAAGGGATACAATTTTCTGAATGCAGGTACTGTAATTTTGTTGAAAAAAAGACGTTTGTAATACCACGAAAATCGTCATCGGGCTCCTCCTCTTCCTCCTCCGGGTCATCATCCTCTTCATCCAGCGGAAGCTGGGGTGGTGGCTCATCTGGCGGCGGCGGATCCAGCAGCAGTTGGTAA
- a CDS encoding acyl-CoA desaturase, giving the protein MNSEKQLRKGPTWWHQFDFLGMHLLPLLAFFTHVTAFDWILCAFLYVTRMFFVTGGYHRYFSHRTFKTSRWFQFVLAGGAQSTFQKGVLWWGANHRIHHKHSDTPEDPHSANIYGFWYAHMGWIMGPEYKPTRFDLIKDFKQPELFWLNKYHWVPGLVLMVVSYFLGNKINGTGWFDWHAGLSTLWIGFFLSTILVYHATFTINSLMHKVGKPRYETGDYSKNSVILALLTLGEGWHNNHHYYQSATKQGFYWWEIDITYYIIRTLGVFGIVWDIRGVPEKVKNSNFLKEKSRQLEPSFPANDSVEVNK; this is encoded by the coding sequence ATGAATTCTGAAAAACAACTGAGGAAGGGCCCAACCTGGTGGCATCAATTTGACTTTTTAGGCATGCATTTATTGCCTCTTCTGGCATTTTTCACGCATGTAACTGCATTCGATTGGATTTTATGTGCATTTCTTTATGTAACCAGGATGTTCTTTGTAACCGGTGGTTACCATCGCTATTTTTCACATCGTACATTTAAAACTTCCCGTTGGTTTCAGTTTGTACTTGCGGGTGGTGCGCAGAGTACTTTTCAGAAAGGCGTGTTATGGTGGGGTGCAAATCACAGAATTCACCACAAACACAGCGATACGCCAGAAGATCCGCACTCAGCAAATATTTATGGTTTCTGGTATGCACACATGGGCTGGATTATGGGACCAGAGTACAAACCAACCCGTTTTGACCTGATCAAAGATTTTAAACAACCTGAGCTTTTCTGGCTGAATAAATACCACTGGGTACCAGGTCTGGTATTGATGGTAGTTAGTTACTTCCTGGGTAATAAAATAAATGGTACTGGTTGGTTCGACTGGCATGCTGGTCTGTCCACCCTGTGGATTGGTTTCTTCCTGAGCACAATCCTCGTATACCATGCTACTTTTACCATCAACTCACTGATGCACAAAGTTGGTAAGCCAAGATATGAGACCGGCGATTACTCAAAGAATAGTGTAATCCTGGCACTCCTGACCCTCGGTGAAGGCTGGCATAACAACCACCACTATTACCAGAGTGCAACCAAACAAGGTTTCTATTGGTGGGAAATTGATATTACCTATTACATCATCAGGACATTAGGTGTGTTTGGTATAGTTTGGGATATCAGGGGGGTACCTGAAAAAGTGAAAAATTCTAATTTTTTAAAGGAAAAAAGCAGACAGTTAGAGCCTAGTTTTCCAGCAAATGATTCAGTAGAAGTTAATAAATAA